In one Nicotiana tomentosiformis chromosome 6, ASM39032v3, whole genome shotgun sequence genomic region, the following are encoded:
- the LOC138893935 gene encoding uncharacterized protein — translation MQTQHVPVQPVVRAAASEEEQLRLARFKKYYPPTFSGLALEDAHGFRWECYRILCTMGIVEMSGVTFTTFQLKGAAYQWWRAYELGSPADAASLSWVPSLGMFLREFVPQTLRDAWHVEFEKLRQSTMSMSEYAIIFSDLSIHAPTLVSTVIERVCRFIDGLSYDIWFNMARELESDVPFQQVVEIARQLEGMQDQEGEVMRGQEKEDREAKRPRRSEISIGPYFGGRVRHCRGLMGQLV, via the coding sequence atgcagACACAGCatgttccagttcagcccgtggttagggcagcagcatctgaggaggaacaacttagacttgcgaggttcaagaagtattaccctcctactttcagtggtttggctttagaAGATGCGCATGGATTCCGATGGGAGTGCTACCGTATTCtctgcactatgggtattgtggagatgagtggggttacttttactacatttcagcttaagggagcggcatatcagtggtggcgggcgtatgagttgggtagtccggccgatgcagcttcactttcatgggttCCGTCTTTagggatgttcttgagagagtttgttccccagacccttcgggatgcatggcacgTGGAGTTTGAGAAGCTGCGCCAGAGCACTATGTcaatgtcagagtatgccattatattcagtgatttgtccatacatgcacctactttggtttctacagttataGAGCGGGTCTGCAGGTTCATTGATGGGCTCAGTTATGATATCTGGTTcaacatggctcgggagttggagtcggatgttccgtttcagcaggtggtagagatcgctcgccAATTAGAGGGCATGCAGGACCAGGAGGGAGAGGTCATGCGGGGTCAGGAGAaagaggacagggaggctaagaggcctcgtagatCGGAGATATCTATtggtccctattttggaggcagggtacgacattgTAGAGGTCTTATGGGTCAACTAGTTTAG